The proteins below are encoded in one region of Geobacter sp.:
- the tatA gene encoding twin-arginine translocase TatA/TatE family subunit (TatA; similar to TatE that is found in some proteobacteria; part of system that translocates proteins with a conserved twin arginine motif across the inner membrane; capable of translocating folded substrates typically those with bound cofactors; similar to a protein import system in thylakoid membranes) — MFGIGMPELFIILAILLVVVGPSKLPQIGQALGSGIRNFKKASTSDDVTKIHE, encoded by the coding sequence ATGTTTGGCATCGGTATGCCGGAGCTGTTCATCATCCTGGCCATCCTCCTGGTCGTGGTCGGTCCCTCCAAATTGCCCCAGATCGGCCAGGCGCTGGGAAGCGGCATCAGGAACTTCAAGAAGGCCTCGACCAGCGACGACGTGACCAAAATACACGAATAG
- a CDS encoding hydrogenase maturation protease: MKTLIFGAGNLLLSDEGFGVHCIRYLEKHYSFPEEVELYDGGTLGIMVTHKFEEAERAYIIDVVEAAGTPGELLRFEKDDIMLNRIPVKLSPHQIGIQEMLLLSEMRGGSPDRITLIGVIPESLDASDQLSPTLQARLDDVAGMILKDLAADGVAVLPMAA, translated from the coding sequence ATGAAAACATTGATTTTTGGTGCCGGCAACCTGCTCCTTTCCGATGAAGGGTTCGGGGTCCACTGCATCAGATACCTGGAAAAACACTACTCGTTCCCCGAGGAGGTCGAGCTCTACGACGGCGGCACCCTGGGGATCATGGTGACCCACAAGTTCGAGGAGGCCGAGCGGGCCTACATTATCGACGTGGTCGAGGCGGCCGGAACGCCGGGGGAACTGCTCCGCTTCGAGAAGGACGACATCATGCTGAACCGGATCCCGGTGAAGCTCTCCCCCCACCAGATCGGCATCCAGGAGATGCTGCTGTTGAGCGAGATGCGCGGCGGCAGCCCGGACCGGATCACCCTAATCGGCGTCATCCCGGAATCGCTGGACGCAAGCGACCAGCTCTCCCCCACCCTCCAGGCTCGTCTCGACGACGTAGCCGGGATGATCCTGAAAGACCTTGCAGCAGACGGCGTTGCCGTCCTGCCCATGGCGGCGTGA